In Castanea sativa cultivar Marrone di Chiusa Pesio chromosome 6, ASM4071231v1, a single window of DNA contains:
- the LOC142640423 gene encoding short-chain dehydrogenase/reductase 1-like isoform X2 translates to MAEATKKYAVVTGANKGIGFGICRKLASNGIMVVLTARDEKKGLEAVEKLRESGLSDHVVFHQLDVADHASISSLVDFIKTKYGKLDILVNNAGIPGAIIDGDALADSGNDMQGANVNWSKILTETYKLAEECLKTNYYGAKGMIEALLPILQLSNSPRIVNVSSSMGHLKKIPNEWAKEKLGDAKSLTEERVDEVLNEFLKDFKEGSLETKGWPRYTSAYVLSKAALNAYTRIVAKKFPSFQVNCVCPGYVKTDINHNTGYLTIDEGAESAVKLVLLPNNGPSGLFFYRNEVTNFD, encoded by the exons ATGGCAGAAGCAACAAAAAA gtATGCAGTTGTTACAGGGGCCAATAAGGGGATTGGTTTTGGAATATGCAGGAAATTGGCCTCAAATGGGATCATGGTGGTGCTAACTGCTAGAGATGAGAAAAAAGGCCTtgaagctgttgaaaagctgaGGGAGTCTGGGCTATCTGACCATGTGGTATTTCATCAGCTTGATGTGGCTGACCATGCTAGTATATCTTCCTTAGTAGATTTCATTAAAACCAAATATGGGAAGCTTGATATATTG GTCAACAATGCGGGGATTCCTGGAGCTATAATTGATGGTGATGCTTTAGCTGATTCAGGTAATGATATG CAAGGTGCCAATGTGAATTGGAGTAAAATATTGACTGAAACTTATAAGTTAGCTGAAGAGTGCCTTAAAACAAACTACTATGGTGCCAAAGGAATGATTGAAGCGCTCCTTCCAATCCTCCAGTTGTCCAATTCACCAAGAATTGTTAATGTTTCCTCTTCCATGGGGCATTTAAAG AAAATACCAAATGAATGGGCTAAAGAAAAGTTAGGTGATGCTAAAAGCCTAACTGAAGAAAGAGTGGATGAGGTattgaatgaatttttgaaagattttaaaGAGGGTTCCTTGGAAACCAAAGGCTGGCCTAGATACACGTCTGCCTATGTGCTTTCAAAAGCAGCTCTCAATGCCTACACAAGGATTGTGGCCAAAAAGTTCCCGTCTTTCCAAGTCAATTGCGTCTGCCCTGGCTATGTCAAGACAGATATAAACCACAACACTGGCTACTTGACGATTGATGAAGGTGCTGAAAGTGCCGTAAAGTTAGTGCTGCTGCCCAACAATGGTCCCTCTGGCCTCTTCTTTTATCGCAATGAAGTGACAAATTTTGATTGA
- the LOC142640423 gene encoding short-chain dehydrogenase/reductase 1-like isoform X1 gives MTQQFIFTFLFTCFSFYTFFFFSFRYAVVTGANKGIGFGICRKLASNGIMVVLTARDEKKGLEAVEKLRESGLSDHVVFHQLDVADHASISSLVDFIKTKYGKLDILVNNAGIPGAIIDGDALADSGNDMQGANVNWSKILTETYKLAEECLKTNYYGAKGMIEALLPILQLSNSPRIVNVSSSMGHLKKIPNEWAKEKLGDAKSLTEERVDEVLNEFLKDFKEGSLETKGWPRYTSAYVLSKAALNAYTRIVAKKFPSFQVNCVCPGYVKTDINHNTGYLTIDEGAESAVKLVLLPNNGPSGLFFYRNEVTNFD, from the exons ATGACACagcaatttatttttacttttctttttacttgttttagtttttatacttttttttttttttctttcaggtATGCAGTTGTTACAGGGGCCAATAAGGGGATTGGTTTTGGAATATGCAGGAAATTGGCCTCAAATGGGATCATGGTGGTGCTAACTGCTAGAGATGAGAAAAAAGGCCTtgaagctgttgaaaagctgaGGGAGTCTGGGCTATCTGACCATGTGGTATTTCATCAGCTTGATGTGGCTGACCATGCTAGTATATCTTCCTTAGTAGATTTCATTAAAACCAAATATGGGAAGCTTGATATATTG GTCAACAATGCGGGGATTCCTGGAGCTATAATTGATGGTGATGCTTTAGCTGATTCAGGTAATGATATG CAAGGTGCCAATGTGAATTGGAGTAAAATATTGACTGAAACTTATAAGTTAGCTGAAGAGTGCCTTAAAACAAACTACTATGGTGCCAAAGGAATGATTGAAGCGCTCCTTCCAATCCTCCAGTTGTCCAATTCACCAAGAATTGTTAATGTTTCCTCTTCCATGGGGCATTTAAAG AAAATACCAAATGAATGGGCTAAAGAAAAGTTAGGTGATGCTAAAAGCCTAACTGAAGAAAGAGTGGATGAGGTattgaatgaatttttgaaagattttaaaGAGGGTTCCTTGGAAACCAAAGGCTGGCCTAGATACACGTCTGCCTATGTGCTTTCAAAAGCAGCTCTCAATGCCTACACAAGGATTGTGGCCAAAAAGTTCCCGTCTTTCCAAGTCAATTGCGTCTGCCCTGGCTATGTCAAGACAGATATAAACCACAACACTGGCTACTTGACGATTGATGAAGGTGCTGAAAGTGCCGTAAAGTTAGTGCTGCTGCCCAACAATGGTCCCTCTGGCCTCTTCTTTTATCGCAATGAAGTGACAAATTTTGATTGA